cttACATAAGTTGCCAATAAAAACTGTTTGACACCTGTTGCTATAACGTAGCAAAATTTGGCAGAGTTCAAATGGAGCTCTCCTTGGTGCTGAAAGGTTTGAAGATTTGCAATTCCAGTCAGTTGTTCTTAGTCGTGATGATTCCGGTTCATAAAAAGGAGattgcaactttttttttatagttttttttttttccaccactaCATCACTGCATGACGACCAATGAGACAGCTAGGTGAAAAACCAAAATGTCAAAGGGATGACGTTGTTGCTGGCGTAAGGCTGCAGTTTGAATTCTCCTACTAAACGAATGCAGTGGGAATGGACAAGGAAGACACTCTGCCGGGCAGACAGCACTGTTAACCTCCGAACATTGTCAGGATTTGAAGTAAGAACTTCACAGGACGATTTCTGGCTGTTGGCTTCTCGTTTCAGGCTGGTTCCAAACCCAAAGAGTATTCTTTATCTTAGGACAAGAGAGGTAaagacatgttttttgtttgttttttgcctggTTGTATATTTTTGTTATGACTTATTTCTCCTCTTCATATCAagcctaaaataaaatgttacatttcaaGTCTTACTCGCACCAAAAGAGGAAAAGTGAGTTGTTTCTCTACGAATGTATGTTTGGTGTGTTAATTAGAAGTAGAGAAATAGTTATTTTCACTCTCATTTGCCTCccttgccttttttcttttgtttttgtctcagagGACACAGCATGCTATCGTCCCTGAAGACCCTGCTGCTGCTCTCCGTCCTGTGCGCACCGACCTCCAGCCTGTGCCTGCGCCTCTACCGGAGCCGCTCCGACCTCCTCTGCAACGACCACATGTCTTTGGGAGCTCGAAGTGAAGAGAGCGAGCCGGGCTACTCCCCCGTAGACGCCTGGGCTTCCCTCCTGCAGTCCGCGGATTATCTCTCCTCGTCCTCCTCGGCAGAGTCCAGTCGGGAAAAAAGGACTTTAAGTCCCGCAAACTACCGCTTCATGAGTCGGACGAAGCTCAGAGGGCAGATGCTTCGCAATAACATCAAAACTGACCGAAGGAGTAGACTGACCCTGTCCCTGGACGTCCCGACCAACATCATGAACGTCCTCTTTGACGTGGCCAAAGCCAAGAACCTGCGCGCAAAAGCGGCTGAGAACGCGCGGCTCCTGGCGCATATTGGACGAAGGAAATGAGAAAACGCGGACAAACTTTGATTCTGCACAGAGCAATGactaaatgtaataaataacgTATTTTTCATTGAATAAATAACAATTTGTTTCTCCACAGCAGCGTTAAACGTCCACTCTAACAGGTGAAACCATGTTATAATTGCAAAGACCTCATGATGTCTGTGAGTTTGTGAGCATTTTGTTTGCTGTACAAATCAAAGCACTGCGAGAAACCGGCCTGTTCTATAGCATAAGAAATCACATTAAAAGATGGctcaattttgttttaaaatgcatctttaaattCCTCCAACATTTGGTCTAATATGGTACATCAGTCAAAAATTGACCATTTGATATAGATATTTACCTCTTAAATACAGTAAATTTTTGCTTTTACGATGAAGACGTTTCATTGGCTTGAGACGCATGAATAAATTGTGAATCTTGCAGATGTGTGAAGTACTGTTTTTATATAGTACTACATAAAGTCACATGATTTGCGTGGTAACTGTCTTAATTCCAGACAAAATACTagtctatatatttttttctttgttcctattttttattttattttatttttatgttttttagctttagaataaatattgaaatgtgGAGGATTTTGTCCATAAATTTAGTGGTATTAGGGAGAGCATATTTGTGTATCTTTgctaatttcttttttgttttaatgattcCTTTTACTGAAATTTCACACAAAACATCACTAACATTGGCAAAAACAGCTCATTGACAATAAAATACTGTACAAATCCCCTGCAAAGTtcataaatacagtaaaatgcaaatgcatgtgaatgtatGTTGTCATCAGATGTCTCTTATTTTTCTACTTTCCAATAAAGGATTATTTTTCCTTAAATAAAGCAGATGTAACTACATACAACTGCCTCTTTCCATACAATTATAAAGGGCTAGATACATAACATATTCTCCCACAGTTAAAAATCatggctgttaggttaattgattaCTCTAAACTTGTCCTTAGTTGTGAATGTGTGCTTGCACAGTTGTTGGTCCGGTGTGTCTCTTTTGGGTAATGATGGACTGGAAATCTGTCAAGGGTGTACCCCCACCTCCAGCTCAATAATCGCTGAAAATAAGCAGAGACCCTCCAAGGATAAGCAGAAATAACAACACAGGGATTCTCTGAAAATACGTCTTCACTGTTTATAAAACCAGGGCCTCGCTGTTTTGCAAGGGATACATATGC
This portion of the Girardinichthys multiradiatus isolate DD_20200921_A chromosome 17, DD_fGirMul_XY1, whole genome shotgun sequence genome encodes:
- the ucn3l gene encoding urocortin 3, like — protein: MLSSLKTLLLLSVLCAPTSSLCLRLYRSRSDLLCNDHMSLGARSEESEPGYSPVDAWASLLQSADYLSSSSSAESSREKRTLSPANYRFMSRTKLRGQMLRNNIKTDRRSRLTLSLDVPTNIMNVLFDVAKAKNLRAKAAENARLLAHIGRRK